Proteins found in one Paenibacillus borealis genomic segment:
- the prmA gene encoding 50S ribosomal protein L11 methyltransferase — MLWHELTVHTTEEAQEMISNLLYEAGAGGVSIEESGTLNKIRDTRYGELYDEPLNDIPEGEAVIKGYYAETVAMDEIVAEVTPRVEELRGYGIDPGKALISWKTVDEDEWAHAWKQYFKPLRVSERLTIKPTWEEYTPASPDEKIIELDPGMAFGTGTHPTTALCLRALEKHIASGDEVIDVGTGSGILAVGAVLLGAKSVLALDLDPVAVESARENVALNRLEAAITVKESDLLSLLGGERAADTTAGDMWPSARPGYTADQAGQEAVPAAASAAEGLGVTLPVRVVVANILAEIIVLFTDDVYRALQPEGIYITSGIYKDKEGLVAEALKSSGFEIIEVTREEDWVAFTAGKR; from the coding sequence ATGCTATGGCACGAACTGACGGTACATACAACGGAGGAAGCACAGGAGATGATATCCAATCTGCTGTATGAGGCCGGTGCGGGCGGAGTTTCCATTGAGGAATCCGGAACGCTGAATAAAATACGGGATACCCGTTATGGTGAATTATACGATGAGCCGCTGAATGACATCCCCGAGGGGGAAGCGGTAATTAAGGGCTATTATGCCGAAACAGTGGCAATGGATGAGATTGTGGCGGAGGTAACGCCAAGGGTGGAAGAGCTGAGAGGGTACGGGATTGATCCCGGCAAAGCGCTGATCTCCTGGAAGACGGTGGATGAGGATGAGTGGGCCCATGCCTGGAAGCAGTACTTCAAGCCGCTGCGCGTATCGGAACGGCTGACCATAAAGCCTACATGGGAAGAATATACCCCGGCCTCCCCGGACGAAAAGATTATCGAACTCGATCCCGGCATGGCCTTCGGAACGGGGACGCACCCGACGACGGCGCTGTGCCTGCGCGCGCTTGAGAAGCATATCGCCAGCGGCGATGAAGTGATCGATGTCGGCACAGGCTCCGGCATCCTTGCCGTAGGCGCGGTGCTGCTGGGCGCGAAATCCGTCCTCGCCCTGGATTTGGATCCGGTGGCGGTGGAGAGTGCCCGTGAGAATGTGGCGCTGAACCGGCTTGAGGCTGCGATCACAGTTAAGGAGAGCGATCTGCTCTCCCTGCTCGGCGGTGAACGGGCGGCAGATACCACAGCCGGTGATATGTGGCCTTCGGCCCGACCGGGCTATACTGCTGACCAGGCTGGACAGGAAGCTGTTCCTGCCGCTGCTTCGGCTGCTGAGGGACTGGGAGTTACCCTGCCGGTGCGGGTTGTCGTAGCGAATATTCTGGCCGAGATTATTGTGTTGTTCACGGATGATGTGTACCGTGCACTCCAGCCGGAAGGAATCTACATCACCTCCGGTATTTACAAGGATAAGGAAGGACTTGTAGCGGAAGCGCTGAAGTCTTCCGGTTTCGAAATTATAGAAGTAACCCGTGAAGAAGATTGGGTGGCGTTTACAGCCGGAAAGAGGTAG
- a CDS encoding DNA-3-methyladenine glycosylase I: MITRCAWVNEDPVYIAYHDEEWGKPLYDDLKLFELLMLEGMQAGLSWYTVLKKRENFREAFDGFDPQKIVLYGEDKIAELMQNEGIIRNRLKINAVIRNAEAYLQICREEGSFAEYLWSFTGGTPVVNQWKSRAEVPATTPQSDNMSKALKRKGMKFVGSTICYAFMQSSGMVDDHVLDCFCRSRGTDGGM, encoded by the coding sequence ATGATAACACGCTGCGCCTGGGTGAATGAGGATCCTGTCTATATTGCCTATCATGATGAGGAATGGGGCAAGCCGCTATATGATGATCTGAAGCTGTTCGAGCTGCTGATGCTGGAGGGCATGCAGGCCGGACTGAGCTGGTATACGGTACTGAAGAAGCGGGAGAATTTCCGCGAAGCCTTCGACGGTTTCGATCCGCAGAAGATTGTGCTGTACGGGGAGGACAAGATCGCCGAGCTGATGCAGAATGAGGGGATTATCCGCAACCGGCTGAAGATTAATGCTGTCATCCGCAATGCGGAGGCCTATCTGCAGATTTGCCGGGAGGAGGGCAGCTTCGCAGAGTATCTCTGGAGCTTCACCGGCGGAACGCCTGTGGTGAATCAATGGAAGAGCAGAGCGGAGGTTCCCGCTACCACTCCGCAGTCTGACAACATGAGCAAGGCGCTGAAGCGCAAAGGGATGAAGTTTGTCGGCTCGACGATTTGTTATGCATTTATGCAGTCCTCGGGGATGGTGGACGACCATGTGCTGGATTGCTTTTGCCGCAGCCGCGGGACAGATGGAGGGATGTGA